A single region of the Latilactobacillus curvatus JCM 1096 = DSM 20019 genome encodes:
- a CDS encoding minor capsid protein yields the protein MDFMERLKDNINSLPDLPMKLTLGYLTAKDSLVLYALPGGQVIREYYDGVKDQSLNYEIGIKTKDQQKANATLWQIQTHLEQVEELISKDSSFQFQKLRVSNKPFLSDQDEQGFFIYLLDITADLTTLKK from the coding sequence ATGGACTTTATGGAGCGATTAAAAGATAACATTAATAGTCTGCCAGATTTACCAATGAAGTTAACGCTTGGTTATTTAACGGCTAAGGACAGCTTAGTCCTCTATGCGTTGCCAGGCGGACAAGTTATCCGCGAGTATTACGACGGCGTTAAAGACCAATCGTTGAACTATGAGATTGGCATCAAAACTAAAGACCAGCAGAAAGCTAATGCCACACTATGGCAGATTCAGACACACCTCGAACAGGTTGAAGAATTGATTAGTAAAGATTCGAGTTTCCAATTTCAAAAATTAAGAGTAAGCAACAAGCCTTTTTTGTCTGACCAAGACGAACAGGGCTTTTTTATTTACCTGTTAGACATAACAGCAGATTTAACTACTTTAAAAAAATAG
- a CDS encoding phage minor capsid protein yields MKQLDIYSSQIQRVYLALEDEIIKMLIKWLNTKGLDGDNFNVYSWHLDRLNQLGALNGETAKLVSKATKISKPLIEKMIKDSGYDIADATSKTLSNGLGVDKKPVSSNVDMILRNMLKQTFLDLDNYVNQTLITTNTGQGIVSKAYQSILENMVANVTTGTTTAKQALNKAMYKLVDSGLESGLIDKGGHHWSIEAYTRTVLDSTKYRVMNETRMEQAHEYDVHTFVMSSHAASRAACAPIQGKVVNDVPTSSPKYDSRYPSIYDHGYGEPAGCFGINCHHMKYPFIPGVNTNHQKQYDPIEAQENGKVQQKQRQLERAIRNSKRKLNTANELGDREGAERFKLLIRKQQGALRQFVGDNEFLHRDYSREKVVN; encoded by the coding sequence ATGAAACAGCTAGACATCTATTCTAGTCAGATTCAACGTGTTTATTTAGCTTTAGAAGATGAAATCATTAAGATGCTGATTAAGTGGCTCAACACTAAAGGCTTAGACGGTGATAATTTCAATGTTTATAGCTGGCATTTAGACCGACTGAACCAATTAGGTGCGTTGAATGGGGAAACCGCTAAGTTAGTGTCTAAAGCGACTAAGATTAGCAAGCCCCTCATTGAAAAGATGATTAAAGATTCAGGATATGACATTGCAGACGCGACTTCTAAGACGTTAAGTAATGGATTGGGCGTTGATAAGAAGCCAGTCAGCTCTAATGTCGATATGATTCTACGTAACATGCTAAAGCAGACGTTCCTAGACTTAGACAACTATGTCAATCAGACGCTTATTACGACTAATACAGGTCAAGGAATTGTTTCTAAGGCTTATCAGTCCATCTTAGAGAATATGGTGGCTAATGTTACCACAGGAACGACAACGGCTAAACAGGCGCTTAATAAGGCTATGTATAAGCTGGTGGACAGCGGGTTGGAATCTGGTTTGATTGACAAAGGTGGGCATCATTGGAGCATCGAGGCTTATACGCGTACCGTTTTAGATTCAACAAAGTATCGCGTTATGAATGAGACCAGAATGGAGCAGGCACACGAATATGACGTCCACACGTTCGTTATGAGCAGCCATGCGGCTAGTCGTGCAGCTTGTGCGCCTATTCAAGGCAAAGTGGTTAATGATGTCCCTACTAGCAGTCCTAAATACGATTCGCGTTACCCGTCAATCTACGACCACGGATATGGAGAACCAGCTGGTTGTTTCGGTATCAATTGCCATCACATGAAGTATCCGTTCATTCCGGGTGTAAATACTAATCATCAAAAGCAATATGATCCGATTGAAGCACAGGAGAATGGTAAGGTTCAACAGAAACAACGCCAACTTGAACGCGCGATTCGCAATAGTAAGCGTAAGTTGAACACTGCTAACGAATTGGGCGACCGAGAAGGCGCTGAGAGATTTAAATTGCTAATTAGAAAGCAACAAGGGGCTTTACGTCAGTTTGTTGGCGATAATGAGTTTCTGCATCGTGATTATTCAAGAGAAAAAGTAGTCAATTAA
- a CDS encoding putative minor capsid protein, translated as MTELIDASWLVDSITIAKAIEDDWQNTTYPDPITLDNVRVDLTKQYAGTGNNREIVANATVFLFAQYTGSYFVPDDDWLHSKVVYNGHEYSVTDYVVNHGIETNKPYSVELKVI; from the coding sequence ATGACTGAACTAATCGATGCGAGTTGGCTGGTTGATTCTATTACAATTGCCAAGGCTATTGAAGATGATTGGCAAAACACCACTTATCCAGACCCGATTACGCTTGACAACGTGCGCGTCGATTTAACTAAACAATATGCCGGTACAGGAAACAATCGTGAGATCGTAGCTAATGCAACGGTCTTTTTATTTGCCCAATATACCGGCAGTTATTTTGTGCCCGATGATGATTGGCTGCATTCTAAGGTAGTTTACAACGGTCATGAGTATTCGGTTACTGATTACGTTGTTAACCATGGAATCGAGACTAACAAGCCGTACAGCGTCGAACTGAAGGTGATTTAA
- a CDS encoding minor capsid protein produces MKVKVDLSGVTKKLSDANFKRGQFAMANQALADMNIFVPKREGDLRNSAHIDSGGQFVVWEMPYAGRQYYGVGIHNYTTPGTGPRWDLKAKGMYLNSWVDAFKKGAKL; encoded by the coding sequence ATTAAAGTTAAGGTTGATTTGAGTGGCGTTACCAAGAAGTTATCAGATGCCAATTTCAAACGCGGACAATTCGCGATGGCTAATCAAGCTTTGGCTGACATGAATATTTTCGTTCCAAAGCGTGAAGGTGATTTGCGAAATTCAGCTCATATTGATTCTGGCGGTCAATTTGTTGTTTGGGAAATGCCTTATGCTGGCCGTCAATACTACGGTGTTGGCATTCATAACTACACAACGCCTGGCACTGGGCCGCGTTGGGATTTAAAAGCTAAAGGCATGTACCTAAATTCATGGGTAGACGCGTTTAAAAAGGGGGCTAAGCTGTAA
- a CDS encoding Gp15 family bacteriophage protein: MFKLNDPLDDRVTINGEEHPIYMAFDNVMNALEAFEDKELSEADRLYVFLGTMLHDYGGDLLDTFDFETQVDIGKQIIEQINSEPIENQPVDLNGDPMPQPKRDGPQLVSFSLDAKYIYAAFMQAYGIDLIEQQGSLHWSKFSALLNALPDNTLMRQIIDIRKTNLNEIKDKDEKKRIKKLKQQFSLEGKGSPDEEGGDTYG; encoded by the coding sequence ATGTTCAAATTGAACGACCCCTTAGATGATCGCGTGACGATTAATGGTGAAGAACACCCAATTTACATGGCGTTTGATAACGTCATGAATGCTTTAGAGGCGTTCGAGGATAAAGAATTGAGCGAAGCTGACCGACTGTATGTGTTTCTAGGCACAATGCTTCACGATTACGGCGGTGATTTACTTGATACGTTTGATTTCGAAACACAGGTTGACATTGGTAAACAGATTATAGAGCAGATTAACAGCGAACCAATCGAAAATCAACCGGTTGACCTTAACGGCGACCCAATGCCCCAACCCAAAAGAGATGGCCCACAGCTTGTCTCTTTTTCATTAGACGCTAAATACATCTACGCAGCATTTATGCAGGCGTATGGCATTGATTTAATCGAACAACAAGGTTCGCTTCATTGGTCGAAGTTTTCGGCGCTACTCAATGCATTGCCCGATAACACGTTAATGCGACAGATTATCGACATTCGAAAAACCAATTTAAATGAAATCAAGGACAAAGACGAAAAGAAACGGATTAAGAAGCTCAAACAACAATTCAGCTTAGAGGGTAAAGGTAGTCCTGACGAGGAAGGAGGGGACACGTATGGCTGA
- a CDS encoding phage scaffolding protein, with product MKREELKALGLEDSAIDKVMALHGQTVNGLNAQINTLNTEKETLTEQVSQSAKQLEDLSKDNADNAELQAQIKQLQDDKAQLESDSQTKLVEVQTNYAIESALKDAGARDVKAVLPFIDKDTIKLADGKVTGLDEQLKTVQADKDFLFQPTEPETKKPAIVTGQNSNPGGGQGGNSILETIQNNLTKGAE from the coding sequence ATGAAACGTGAGGAATTAAAAGCACTAGGGTTGGAAGATTCAGCAATTGACAAGGTTATGGCCTTGCATGGCCAAACAGTTAACGGATTGAATGCTCAAATTAATACTTTGAACACTGAAAAGGAAACGTTGACCGAACAAGTTAGCCAATCAGCCAAGCAATTAGAAGATTTAAGCAAGGACAACGCAGATAACGCCGAGTTACAAGCTCAAATTAAACAGTTGCAAGACGATAAAGCTCAATTGGAATCTGACAGCCAAACTAAGTTGGTTGAAGTTCAAACGAATTATGCAATTGAATCAGCTTTAAAGGACGCGGGTGCTCGCGACGTCAAAGCTGTATTACCGTTCATTGACAAAGACACAATCAAGTTAGCAGACGGTAAGGTAACAGGCTTAGACGAACAATTAAAGACAGTTCAAGCGGATAAGGATTTCTTATTTCAACCAACAGAACCAGAAACAAAAAAACCAGCAATCGTTACGGGGCAAAATTCAAATCCCGGTGGCGGTCAAGGTGGTAATTCGATTCTTGAAACAATTCAAAATAATTTAACAAAGGGAGCTGAATAG
- a CDS encoding phage tail tube protein yields the protein MRQKNAKRRHFVAPWTSDDKKPAEEDYLPLAKWIPTIEDDSDEDTDDVGYYDGDGNTETILNGRSEKWNFEGTYDPDDKAQALIAGMKRVQTDDGRKLWHKIIETDGETVEGVAKAMEIKAGSGDATDYEEFSGHLDYIRAPEVTPSASK from the coding sequence ATGCGTCAAAAAAATGCAAAGCGTCGGCACTTTGTCGCACCTTGGACAAGCGATGATAAAAAACCGGCAGAAGAAGATTATTTACCATTAGCCAAATGGATTCCCACGATCGAAGATGATTCAGACGAAGATACGGATGATGTTGGCTATTACGACGGTGATGGTAATACTGAAACAATCTTAAATGGACGTTCTGAAAAGTGGAACTTTGAAGGGACGTATGATCCCGACGACAAAGCGCAAGCATTAATTGCCGGAATGAAACGGGTTCAAACTGACGATGGGCGTAAATTATGGCACAAAATTATCGAAACAGATGGAGAAACAGTAGAAGGCGTTGCTAAGGCGATGGAAATTAAAGCCGGCTCGGGTGACGCTACCGATTACGAAGAATTTTCAGGGCACTTAGACTATATTCGAGCACCTGAAGTGACACCGTCAGCGTCAAAATAA